A DNA window from Equus przewalskii isolate Varuska chromosome 12, EquPr2, whole genome shotgun sequence contains the following coding sequences:
- the SRRT gene encoding serrate RNA effector molecule homolog isoform X7, producing MGDSDDEYDRRRRDKFRRERSDYDRSRERDERRRGDDWNDREWDRGRERRSRGEYRDYDRNRRERFSPPRHELSPPQKRMRRDWDEHSSDPYHSGYEMPYAGGGGGPTYGPPQPWGHPDVHIMQHHVLPIQARLGSIAEIDLGVPPPVMKTFKEFLLSLDDSVDETEAVKRYNDYKLDFRRQQMQDFFLAHKDEEWFRSKYHPDEVGKRRQEARGALQNRLRVFLSLMESGWFDNLLLDIDKADAIVKMLDAAVIKMEGGTENDLRILEQEEEEEQAGKPGEPSKKEEGRAGPGLGDGERKANDKDDKKEDGTQAENDSSSDDKTKKSEGDGEKEEKKDDSEKEAKKSSKKRNRKHSGEDSFDEGSVSESESESESGQAEEEKEDAEEALKEKEKPKEEEREKPKDTPGLECKPRPLHKTCSLFMRNIAPNISRAEIISLCKRYPGFMRVALSEPQPERRFFRRGWVTFDRSVNIKEICWNLQNIRLRECELSPGVNRDLTRRVRNINGITQHKQIVRNDIKLAAKLIHTLDDRTQLWASEPGTPPLPTSLPSQNPILKNITDYLIEEVSAEEEELLGSSGGAPPEEPPKEGNPAEINVERDEKLIKVLDKLLLYLRIVHSLDYYNTCEYPNEDEMPNRCGIIHVRGPMPPNRISHGEVLEWQKTFEEKLTPLLSVRESLSEEEAQKMGRKDPEQEVEKFVTSNTQELGKDKWLCPLSGKKFKGPEFVRKHIFNKHAEKIEEVKKEVAFFNNFLTDAKRPALPEIKPAQPPGPAQSLTPGLPYPHQTPQGLMPYGQPRPPILGYGAGAVRPAVPTGGPPYPHAPYGAGRGNYDAFRGQGGYPGKPRNRMVRGDPRAIVEYRDLDAPDDVDFF from the exons ATGGGTGACAGTGATGACGAGTACGATCGCAGGCGCAGGGACAAGTTTAGAAGAGAGCGCAGCGACTATGACCGTTCCAGGGAGAGGGATGAAAGACGGCGAGGGGACGATTGGAATGACCG AGAGTGGGACCGTGGCCGGGAGCGCCGCAGTCGGGGTGAATATCGCGACTATGACCGGAATCGGCGAGAGCGCTTCTCTCCTCCCCGCCACGAGCTCAGCCCCCCGCAGAAGCGCATGCGTCGAGACTG GGATGAGCACAGCTCTGACCCATACCACAGTGGCTATGAGATGCCCTAtgctggggggggtgggggcccAACTTATGGCccccctcagccctggggccacCCAGACGTCCACATCATGCAGCATCATGTTCTGCCTATCCAGGCCAG GCTGGGCAGCATTGCAGAGATCGACTTGGGTGTGCCACCACCGGTGATGAAGACCTTCAAGGAGTTTCTCCTGTCATTGGATGACTCTGTGGATGAGACCGAGGCAGTTAAGCGCTATAATGACTACAAGCTGGATTTTCGAAGGCAGCAGATGCAGGATTTCTTCCTGGCTCATAAAGATGAGGAGTG gtTTCGCTCTAAGTACCACCCAGATGAGGTGGGGAAGCGTAGGCAGGAGGCCCGGGGGGCCCTGCAAAACCGCCTGAGGGTATTCCTGTCCCTCATGGAGAGTGGCTGGTTTGATAATCTTCTCCTGGACATAGACAAAGCTGATGCCATTGTCAAGATGCTGGATGCAG CTGTGATTAAGATGGAAGGAGGTACAGAGAATGACCTACGCATCCtggagcaagaggaggaggaggaacaggcaGGAAAGCCCGGGGAGCCtagcaagaaagaggaaggccGGGCTGGACCAGGCCTGGGGGATGGAGAGCGCAAGGCCAACGACAAGGATGACAAGAAAGAAGATGGCACACAG GCTGAAAATGACAGTTCTAGTGATGACAAAACTAAGAAATCCGAGGGTgatggggaaaaggaagagaagaaagacgaCTCTGAGAAAGAAGCCAAAAAG AGCAGCAAGAAGCGGAACAGGAAGCACAGTGGTGAGGACAGCTTTGACGAGGGCAGTGTGTCGGAGTCCGAGTCGGAGTCCGAGAGCGGccaagcagaggaggagaaggaggatgcAG AAGAAGCactcaaagaaaaggagaagcccaaggaagaagaaagggagaagccTAAGGACACCCCTGGGCTGGAGTGTAAGCCCCGGCCACTGCATAAGACTTGCTCTCTCTTCATGCGCAACATCGCCCCCAACATCTCCCGGGCTGAGATCATTTCT CTTTGTAAAAGATATCCAGGCTTTATGCGTGTGGCACTGTCGGAGCCTCAGCCCGAGAGGAG gtttttccggcgtggcTGGGTGACCTTTGACCGCAGTGTTAACATCAAGGAGATTTGTTGGAACCTGCAGAATATTCGA CTCCGAGAGTGTGAGCTGAGCCCTGGCGTGAACAGAGACCTGACCCGTCGCGTCCGCAACATCAACGGCATCACCCAACACAAGCAGATAGTGCGCAATGACATCAAGCTGGCCGCCAAGCTGATCCATACGCTGGACGACAGGACTCAGCTCTGGGCCTCTGAGCCCGGGACACCTCCTCTGCCAACA agtCTGCCCTCTCAGAACCCAATCTTGAAGAATATCACCGACTATCTGATCGAGGAAGTGAGTgccgaggaggaggagctgctgggGAGCAGTGGGGGGGCCCCCCCTGAGGAGCCCCCTAAGGAAGGGAACCCAGCAGAGATCAACGTGGAACGGGATGAGAAGCTTATCAAG GTTTTGGACAAACTCCTTCTCTATTTGCGCATTGTGCATTCCCTGGATTATTATAACACGTGCGAGTACCCCAATGAGGATGAAATGCCCAACCGTTGTGGCATCATCCATGTTCGGGGGCCCATGCCACCCAACCGCATCAGTCATGGAGAAG TGCTAGAGTGGCAGAAGACATTTGAGGAGAAGCTGACTCCGCTGCTGAGTGTGCGGGAATCTCTTTCAGAGGAAGAGGCTCAGAAGATGGGTCGCAAAGACCCTGAGCAGGAAGTGGAAAAGTTTGTCACCTCTAACACCCAGGAACTGGGCAAGGATAAGTGGCTGTGCCCTCTCAGTGGCAAGAAATTCAAG GGCCCTGAGTTTGTACGGAAACATATCTTTAACAAGCATGCAGAGAAAATTGAGGAAGTGAAGAAGGAGGTGGCCTTTTTTAACAACTTTCTCACTGATGCCAAGCGCCCAGCTCTGCCTGAGATCAAGCCAGCTCAGCCACCTGGCCCTGCCCAGA GCCTGACTCCGGGACTCCCCTACCCACACCAGACTCCCCAGGGCCTGATGCCCTATGGTCAGCCTCGGCCCCCCATTTTGGGATATGGAG CTGGTGCTGTGCGCCCTGCAGTCCCCACAGGAGGGCCTCCATACCCGCATGCCCCCTATGGTGCTGGCCGAGGGAACTATGATGCCTTCCGAGGCCAGGGAGGTTATCCTGGAAAACCTCGAAACAG GATGGTCCGTGGAGACCCACGGGCCATTGTGGAATATCGTGACCTGGATGCTCCAGATGATGTGGATTTCTTTTGA
- the SRRT gene encoding serrate RNA effector molecule homolog isoform X1: MGDSDDEYDRRRRDKFRRERSDYDRSRERDERRRGDDWNDREWDRGRERRSRGEYRDYDRNRRERFSPPRHELSPPQKRMRRDWDEHSSDPYHSGYEMPYAGGGGGPTYGPPQPWGHPDVHIMQHHVLPIQARLPDRAPPRLGSIAEIDLGVPPPVMKTFKEFLLSLDDSVDETEAVKRYNDYKLDFRRQQMQDFFLAHKDEEWFRSKYHPDEVGKRRQEARGALQNRLRVFLSLMESGWFDNLLLDIDKADAIVKMLDAAVIKMEGGTENDLRILEQEEEEEQAGKPGEPSKKEEGRAGPGLGDGERKANDKDDKKEDGTQAENDSSSDDKTKKSEGDGEKEEKKDDSEKEAKKSSKKRNRKHSGEDSFDEGSVSESESESESGQAEEEKEDAEEALKEKEKPKEEEREKPKDTPGLECKPRPLHKTCSLFMRNIAPNISRAEIISLCKRYPGFMRVALSEPQPERRFFRRGWVTFDRSVNIKEICWNLQNIRLRECELSPGVNRDLTRRVRNINGITQHKQIVRNDIKLAAKLIHTLDDRTQLWASEPGTPPLPTSLPSQNPILKNITDYLIEEVSAEEEELLGSSGGAPPEEPPKEGNPAEINVERDEKLIKVLDKLLLYLRIVHSLDYYNTCEYPNEDEMPNRCGIIHVRGPMPPNRISHGEVLEWQKTFEEKLTPLLSVRESLSEEEAQKMGRKDPEQEVEKFVTSNTQELGKDKWLCPLSGKKFKGPEFVRKHIFNKHAEKIEEVKKEVAFFNNFLTDAKRPALPEIKPAQPPGPAQILPPGLTPGLPYPHQTPQGLMPYGQPRPPILGYGAGAVRPAVPTGGPPYPHAPYGAGRGNYDAFRGQGGYPGKPRNRMVRGDPRAIVEYRDLDAPDDVDFF, from the exons ATGGGTGACAGTGATGACGAGTACGATCGCAGGCGCAGGGACAAGTTTAGAAGAGAGCGCAGCGACTATGACCGTTCCAGGGAGAGGGATGAAAGACGGCGAGGGGACGATTGGAATGACCG AGAGTGGGACCGTGGCCGGGAGCGCCGCAGTCGGGGTGAATATCGCGACTATGACCGGAATCGGCGAGAGCGCTTCTCTCCTCCCCGCCACGAGCTCAGCCCCCCGCAGAAGCGCATGCGTCGAGACTG GGATGAGCACAGCTCTGACCCATACCACAGTGGCTATGAGATGCCCTAtgctggggggggtgggggcccAACTTATGGCccccctcagccctggggccacCCAGACGTCCACATCATGCAGCATCATGTTCTGCCTATCCAGGCCAG ACTTCCTGACCGGGCCCCCCCCAGGCTGGGCAGCATTGCAGAGATCGACTTGGGTGTGCCACCACCGGTGATGAAGACCTTCAAGGAGTTTCTCCTGTCATTGGATGACTCTGTGGATGAGACCGAGGCAGTTAAGCGCTATAATGACTACAAGCTGGATTTTCGAAGGCAGCAGATGCAGGATTTCTTCCTGGCTCATAAAGATGAGGAGTG gtTTCGCTCTAAGTACCACCCAGATGAGGTGGGGAAGCGTAGGCAGGAGGCCCGGGGGGCCCTGCAAAACCGCCTGAGGGTATTCCTGTCCCTCATGGAGAGTGGCTGGTTTGATAATCTTCTCCTGGACATAGACAAAGCTGATGCCATTGTCAAGATGCTGGATGCAG CTGTGATTAAGATGGAAGGAGGTACAGAGAATGACCTACGCATCCtggagcaagaggaggaggaggaacaggcaGGAAAGCCCGGGGAGCCtagcaagaaagaggaaggccGGGCTGGACCAGGCCTGGGGGATGGAGAGCGCAAGGCCAACGACAAGGATGACAAGAAAGAAGATGGCACACAG GCTGAAAATGACAGTTCTAGTGATGACAAAACTAAGAAATCCGAGGGTgatggggaaaaggaagagaagaaagacgaCTCTGAGAAAGAAGCCAAAAAG AGCAGCAAGAAGCGGAACAGGAAGCACAGTGGTGAGGACAGCTTTGACGAGGGCAGTGTGTCGGAGTCCGAGTCGGAGTCCGAGAGCGGccaagcagaggaggagaaggaggatgcAG AAGAAGCactcaaagaaaaggagaagcccaaggaagaagaaagggagaagccTAAGGACACCCCTGGGCTGGAGTGTAAGCCCCGGCCACTGCATAAGACTTGCTCTCTCTTCATGCGCAACATCGCCCCCAACATCTCCCGGGCTGAGATCATTTCT CTTTGTAAAAGATATCCAGGCTTTATGCGTGTGGCACTGTCGGAGCCTCAGCCCGAGAGGAG gtttttccggcgtggcTGGGTGACCTTTGACCGCAGTGTTAACATCAAGGAGATTTGTTGGAACCTGCAGAATATTCGA CTCCGAGAGTGTGAGCTGAGCCCTGGCGTGAACAGAGACCTGACCCGTCGCGTCCGCAACATCAACGGCATCACCCAACACAAGCAGATAGTGCGCAATGACATCAAGCTGGCCGCCAAGCTGATCCATACGCTGGACGACAGGACTCAGCTCTGGGCCTCTGAGCCCGGGACACCTCCTCTGCCAACA agtCTGCCCTCTCAGAACCCAATCTTGAAGAATATCACCGACTATCTGATCGAGGAAGTGAGTgccgaggaggaggagctgctgggGAGCAGTGGGGGGGCCCCCCCTGAGGAGCCCCCTAAGGAAGGGAACCCAGCAGAGATCAACGTGGAACGGGATGAGAAGCTTATCAAG GTTTTGGACAAACTCCTTCTCTATTTGCGCATTGTGCATTCCCTGGATTATTATAACACGTGCGAGTACCCCAATGAGGATGAAATGCCCAACCGTTGTGGCATCATCCATGTTCGGGGGCCCATGCCACCCAACCGCATCAGTCATGGAGAAG TGCTAGAGTGGCAGAAGACATTTGAGGAGAAGCTGACTCCGCTGCTGAGTGTGCGGGAATCTCTTTCAGAGGAAGAGGCTCAGAAGATGGGTCGCAAAGACCCTGAGCAGGAAGTGGAAAAGTTTGTCACCTCTAACACCCAGGAACTGGGCAAGGATAAGTGGCTGTGCCCTCTCAGTGGCAAGAAATTCAAG GGCCCTGAGTTTGTACGGAAACATATCTTTAACAAGCATGCAGAGAAAATTGAGGAAGTGAAGAAGGAGGTGGCCTTTTTTAACAACTTTCTCACTGATGCCAAGCGCCCAGCTCTGCCTGAGATCAAGCCAGCTCAGCCACCTGGCCCTGCCCAGA TACTCCCCCCAGGCCTGACTCCGGGACTCCCCTACCCACACCAGACTCCCCAGGGCCTGATGCCCTATGGTCAGCCTCGGCCCCCCATTTTGGGATATGGAG CTGGTGCTGTGCGCCCTGCAGTCCCCACAGGAGGGCCTCCATACCCGCATGCCCCCTATGGTGCTGGCCGAGGGAACTATGATGCCTTCCGAGGCCAGGGAGGTTATCCTGGAAAACCTCGAAACAG GATGGTCCGTGGAGACCCACGGGCCATTGTGGAATATCGTGACCTGGATGCTCCAGATGATGTGGATTTCTTTTGA
- the SRRT gene encoding serrate RNA effector molecule homolog isoform X8 codes for MGDSDDEYDRRRRDKFRRERSDYDRSRERDERRRGDDWNDREWDRGRERRSRGEYRDYDRNRRERFSPPRHELSPPQKRMRRDWDEHSSDPYHSGYEMPYAGGGGGPTYGPPQPWGHPDVHIMQHHVLPIQARLGSIAEIDLGVPPPVMKTFKEFLLSLDDSVDETEAVKRYNDYKLDFRRQQMQDFFLAHKDEEWFRSKYHPDEVGKRRQEARGALQNRLRVFLSLMESGWFDNLLLDIDKADAIVKMLDAAVIKMEGGTENDLRILEQEEEEEQAGKPGEPSKKEEGRAGPGLGDGERKANDKDDKKEDGTQAENDSSSDDKTKKSEGDGEKEEKKDDSEKEAKKSSKKRNRKHSGEDSFDEGSVSESESESESGQAEEEKEDAEALKEKEKPKEEEREKPKDTPGLECKPRPLHKTCSLFMRNIAPNISRAEIISLCKRYPGFMRVALSEPQPERRFFRRGWVTFDRSVNIKEICWNLQNIRLRECELSPGVNRDLTRRVRNINGITQHKQIVRNDIKLAAKLIHTLDDRTQLWASEPGTPPLPTSLPSQNPILKNITDYLIEEVSAEEEELLGSSGGAPPEEPPKEGNPAEINVERDEKLIKVLDKLLLYLRIVHSLDYYNTCEYPNEDEMPNRCGIIHVRGPMPPNRISHGEVLEWQKTFEEKLTPLLSVRESLSEEEAQKMGRKDPEQEVEKFVTSNTQELGKDKWLCPLSGKKFKGPEFVRKHIFNKHAEKIEEVKKEVAFFNNFLTDAKRPALPEIKPAQPPGPAQSLTPGLPYPHQTPQGLMPYGQPRPPILGYGAGAVRPAVPTGGPPYPHAPYGAGRGNYDAFRGQGGYPGKPRNRMVRGDPRAIVEYRDLDAPDDVDFF; via the exons ATGGGTGACAGTGATGACGAGTACGATCGCAGGCGCAGGGACAAGTTTAGAAGAGAGCGCAGCGACTATGACCGTTCCAGGGAGAGGGATGAAAGACGGCGAGGGGACGATTGGAATGACCG AGAGTGGGACCGTGGCCGGGAGCGCCGCAGTCGGGGTGAATATCGCGACTATGACCGGAATCGGCGAGAGCGCTTCTCTCCTCCCCGCCACGAGCTCAGCCCCCCGCAGAAGCGCATGCGTCGAGACTG GGATGAGCACAGCTCTGACCCATACCACAGTGGCTATGAGATGCCCTAtgctggggggggtgggggcccAACTTATGGCccccctcagccctggggccacCCAGACGTCCACATCATGCAGCATCATGTTCTGCCTATCCAGGCCAG GCTGGGCAGCATTGCAGAGATCGACTTGGGTGTGCCACCACCGGTGATGAAGACCTTCAAGGAGTTTCTCCTGTCATTGGATGACTCTGTGGATGAGACCGAGGCAGTTAAGCGCTATAATGACTACAAGCTGGATTTTCGAAGGCAGCAGATGCAGGATTTCTTCCTGGCTCATAAAGATGAGGAGTG gtTTCGCTCTAAGTACCACCCAGATGAGGTGGGGAAGCGTAGGCAGGAGGCCCGGGGGGCCCTGCAAAACCGCCTGAGGGTATTCCTGTCCCTCATGGAGAGTGGCTGGTTTGATAATCTTCTCCTGGACATAGACAAAGCTGATGCCATTGTCAAGATGCTGGATGCAG CTGTGATTAAGATGGAAGGAGGTACAGAGAATGACCTACGCATCCtggagcaagaggaggaggaggaacaggcaGGAAAGCCCGGGGAGCCtagcaagaaagaggaaggccGGGCTGGACCAGGCCTGGGGGATGGAGAGCGCAAGGCCAACGACAAGGATGACAAGAAAGAAGATGGCACACAG GCTGAAAATGACAGTTCTAGTGATGACAAAACTAAGAAATCCGAGGGTgatggggaaaaggaagagaagaaagacgaCTCTGAGAAAGAAGCCAAAAAG AGCAGCAAGAAGCGGAACAGGAAGCACAGTGGTGAGGACAGCTTTGACGAGGGCAGTGTGTCGGAGTCCGAGTCGGAGTCCGAGAGCGGccaagcagaggaggagaaggaggatgcAG AAGCactcaaagaaaaggagaagcccaaggaagaagaaagggagaagccTAAGGACACCCCTGGGCTGGAGTGTAAGCCCCGGCCACTGCATAAGACTTGCTCTCTCTTCATGCGCAACATCGCCCCCAACATCTCCCGGGCTGAGATCATTTCT CTTTGTAAAAGATATCCAGGCTTTATGCGTGTGGCACTGTCGGAGCCTCAGCCCGAGAGGAG gtttttccggcgtggcTGGGTGACCTTTGACCGCAGTGTTAACATCAAGGAGATTTGTTGGAACCTGCAGAATATTCGA CTCCGAGAGTGTGAGCTGAGCCCTGGCGTGAACAGAGACCTGACCCGTCGCGTCCGCAACATCAACGGCATCACCCAACACAAGCAGATAGTGCGCAATGACATCAAGCTGGCCGCCAAGCTGATCCATACGCTGGACGACAGGACTCAGCTCTGGGCCTCTGAGCCCGGGACACCTCCTCTGCCAACA agtCTGCCCTCTCAGAACCCAATCTTGAAGAATATCACCGACTATCTGATCGAGGAAGTGAGTgccgaggaggaggagctgctgggGAGCAGTGGGGGGGCCCCCCCTGAGGAGCCCCCTAAGGAAGGGAACCCAGCAGAGATCAACGTGGAACGGGATGAGAAGCTTATCAAG GTTTTGGACAAACTCCTTCTCTATTTGCGCATTGTGCATTCCCTGGATTATTATAACACGTGCGAGTACCCCAATGAGGATGAAATGCCCAACCGTTGTGGCATCATCCATGTTCGGGGGCCCATGCCACCCAACCGCATCAGTCATGGAGAAG TGCTAGAGTGGCAGAAGACATTTGAGGAGAAGCTGACTCCGCTGCTGAGTGTGCGGGAATCTCTTTCAGAGGAAGAGGCTCAGAAGATGGGTCGCAAAGACCCTGAGCAGGAAGTGGAAAAGTTTGTCACCTCTAACACCCAGGAACTGGGCAAGGATAAGTGGCTGTGCCCTCTCAGTGGCAAGAAATTCAAG GGCCCTGAGTTTGTACGGAAACATATCTTTAACAAGCATGCAGAGAAAATTGAGGAAGTGAAGAAGGAGGTGGCCTTTTTTAACAACTTTCTCACTGATGCCAAGCGCCCAGCTCTGCCTGAGATCAAGCCAGCTCAGCCACCTGGCCCTGCCCAGA GCCTGACTCCGGGACTCCCCTACCCACACCAGACTCCCCAGGGCCTGATGCCCTATGGTCAGCCTCGGCCCCCCATTTTGGGATATGGAG CTGGTGCTGTGCGCCCTGCAGTCCCCACAGGAGGGCCTCCATACCCGCATGCCCCCTATGGTGCTGGCCGAGGGAACTATGATGCCTTCCGAGGCCAGGGAGGTTATCCTGGAAAACCTCGAAACAG GATGGTCCGTGGAGACCCACGGGCCATTGTGGAATATCGTGACCTGGATGCTCCAGATGATGTGGATTTCTTTTGA
- the SRRT gene encoding serrate RNA effector molecule homolog isoform X6: MGDSDDEYDRRRRDKFRRERSDYDRSRERDERRRGDDWNDREWDRGRERRSRGEYRDYDRNRRERFSPPRHELSPPQKRMRRDWDEHSSDPYHSGYEMPYAGGGGGPTYGPPQPWGHPDVHIMQHHVLPIQARLGSIAEIDLGVPPPVMKTFKEFLLSLDDSVDETEAVKRYNDYKLDFRRQQMQDFFLAHKDEEWFRSKYHPDEVGKRRQEARGALQNRLRVFLSLMESGWFDNLLLDIDKADAIVKMLDAAVIKMEGGTENDLRILEQEEEEEQAGKPGEPSKKEEGRAGPGLGDGERKANDKDDKKEDGTQAENDSSSDDKTKKSEGDGEKEEKKDDSEKEAKKSSKKRNRKHSGEDSFDEGSVSESESESESGQAEEEKEDAEALKEKEKPKEEEREKPKDTPGLECKPRPLHKTCSLFMRNIAPNISRAEIISLCKRYPGFMRVALSEPQPERRFFRRGWVTFDRSVNIKEICWNLQNIRLRECELSPGVNRDLTRRVRNINGITQHKQIVRNDIKLAAKLIHTLDDRTQLWASEPGTPPLPTSLPSQNPILKNITDYLIEEVSAEEEELLGSSGGAPPEEPPKEGNPAEINVERDEKLIKVLDKLLLYLRIVHSLDYYNTCEYPNEDEMPNRCGIIHVRGPMPPNRISHGEVLEWQKTFEEKLTPLLSVRESLSEEEAQKMGRKDPEQEVEKFVTSNTQELGKDKWLCPLSGKKFKGPEFVRKHIFNKHAEKIEEVKKEVAFFNNFLTDAKRPALPEIKPAQPPGPAQILPPGLTPGLPYPHQTPQGLMPYGQPRPPILGYGAGAVRPAVPTGGPPYPHAPYGAGRGNYDAFRGQGGYPGKPRNRMVRGDPRAIVEYRDLDAPDDVDFF, from the exons ATGGGTGACAGTGATGACGAGTACGATCGCAGGCGCAGGGACAAGTTTAGAAGAGAGCGCAGCGACTATGACCGTTCCAGGGAGAGGGATGAAAGACGGCGAGGGGACGATTGGAATGACCG AGAGTGGGACCGTGGCCGGGAGCGCCGCAGTCGGGGTGAATATCGCGACTATGACCGGAATCGGCGAGAGCGCTTCTCTCCTCCCCGCCACGAGCTCAGCCCCCCGCAGAAGCGCATGCGTCGAGACTG GGATGAGCACAGCTCTGACCCATACCACAGTGGCTATGAGATGCCCTAtgctggggggggtgggggcccAACTTATGGCccccctcagccctggggccacCCAGACGTCCACATCATGCAGCATCATGTTCTGCCTATCCAGGCCAG GCTGGGCAGCATTGCAGAGATCGACTTGGGTGTGCCACCACCGGTGATGAAGACCTTCAAGGAGTTTCTCCTGTCATTGGATGACTCTGTGGATGAGACCGAGGCAGTTAAGCGCTATAATGACTACAAGCTGGATTTTCGAAGGCAGCAGATGCAGGATTTCTTCCTGGCTCATAAAGATGAGGAGTG gtTTCGCTCTAAGTACCACCCAGATGAGGTGGGGAAGCGTAGGCAGGAGGCCCGGGGGGCCCTGCAAAACCGCCTGAGGGTATTCCTGTCCCTCATGGAGAGTGGCTGGTTTGATAATCTTCTCCTGGACATAGACAAAGCTGATGCCATTGTCAAGATGCTGGATGCAG CTGTGATTAAGATGGAAGGAGGTACAGAGAATGACCTACGCATCCtggagcaagaggaggaggaggaacaggcaGGAAAGCCCGGGGAGCCtagcaagaaagaggaaggccGGGCTGGACCAGGCCTGGGGGATGGAGAGCGCAAGGCCAACGACAAGGATGACAAGAAAGAAGATGGCACACAG GCTGAAAATGACAGTTCTAGTGATGACAAAACTAAGAAATCCGAGGGTgatggggaaaaggaagagaagaaagacgaCTCTGAGAAAGAAGCCAAAAAG AGCAGCAAGAAGCGGAACAGGAAGCACAGTGGTGAGGACAGCTTTGACGAGGGCAGTGTGTCGGAGTCCGAGTCGGAGTCCGAGAGCGGccaagcagaggaggagaaggaggatgcAG AAGCactcaaagaaaaggagaagcccaaggaagaagaaagggagaagccTAAGGACACCCCTGGGCTGGAGTGTAAGCCCCGGCCACTGCATAAGACTTGCTCTCTCTTCATGCGCAACATCGCCCCCAACATCTCCCGGGCTGAGATCATTTCT CTTTGTAAAAGATATCCAGGCTTTATGCGTGTGGCACTGTCGGAGCCTCAGCCCGAGAGGAG gtttttccggcgtggcTGGGTGACCTTTGACCGCAGTGTTAACATCAAGGAGATTTGTTGGAACCTGCAGAATATTCGA CTCCGAGAGTGTGAGCTGAGCCCTGGCGTGAACAGAGACCTGACCCGTCGCGTCCGCAACATCAACGGCATCACCCAACACAAGCAGATAGTGCGCAATGACATCAAGCTGGCCGCCAAGCTGATCCATACGCTGGACGACAGGACTCAGCTCTGGGCCTCTGAGCCCGGGACACCTCCTCTGCCAACA agtCTGCCCTCTCAGAACCCAATCTTGAAGAATATCACCGACTATCTGATCGAGGAAGTGAGTgccgaggaggaggagctgctgggGAGCAGTGGGGGGGCCCCCCCTGAGGAGCCCCCTAAGGAAGGGAACCCAGCAGAGATCAACGTGGAACGGGATGAGAAGCTTATCAAG GTTTTGGACAAACTCCTTCTCTATTTGCGCATTGTGCATTCCCTGGATTATTATAACACGTGCGAGTACCCCAATGAGGATGAAATGCCCAACCGTTGTGGCATCATCCATGTTCGGGGGCCCATGCCACCCAACCGCATCAGTCATGGAGAAG TGCTAGAGTGGCAGAAGACATTTGAGGAGAAGCTGACTCCGCTGCTGAGTGTGCGGGAATCTCTTTCAGAGGAAGAGGCTCAGAAGATGGGTCGCAAAGACCCTGAGCAGGAAGTGGAAAAGTTTGTCACCTCTAACACCCAGGAACTGGGCAAGGATAAGTGGCTGTGCCCTCTCAGTGGCAAGAAATTCAAG GGCCCTGAGTTTGTACGGAAACATATCTTTAACAAGCATGCAGAGAAAATTGAGGAAGTGAAGAAGGAGGTGGCCTTTTTTAACAACTTTCTCACTGATGCCAAGCGCCCAGCTCTGCCTGAGATCAAGCCAGCTCAGCCACCTGGCCCTGCCCAGA TACTCCCCCCAGGCCTGACTCCGGGACTCCCCTACCCACACCAGACTCCCCAGGGCCTGATGCCCTATGGTCAGCCTCGGCCCCCCATTTTGGGATATGGAG CTGGTGCTGTGCGCCCTGCAGTCCCCACAGGAGGGCCTCCATACCCGCATGCCCCCTATGGTGCTGGCCGAGGGAACTATGATGCCTTCCGAGGCCAGGGAGGTTATCCTGGAAAACCTCGAAACAG GATGGTCCGTGGAGACCCACGGGCCATTGTGGAATATCGTGACCTGGATGCTCCAGATGATGTGGATTTCTTTTGA